The genomic window ACGCCGGGGTGCCTCTGAAAGCTCCCGTGGCGGGGATTTCCGTGGGGCTCGTGACCGAAGCGGACGATGCGGGCAGTATCGGTCGTTACGTGCTTCTCACCGACATCCTTGGCTTGGAGGATCATTACGGCGATATGGATTTCAAGCTGGCGGGCACCGAGCAGGGGGTCACGGGGTTTCAGCTCGACCTGAAGCTTCCAGGGATTCCGATCCGGCTCTTGCAGGAGGCGATCGGGCGGGCCGCCGAAGCCCGGCGCCAGATCCTGGCCTTCATGCAGCAGGTCTTGCAGGCGCCGCGCAAGGAGCTTTCCAAGCATGCGCCCCGCATCGACACGCTCAAGATTCATCCGGACAAGATCGGGCTGCTGATCGGACCAGGCGGCAAGAACATCAAGCGGATTTCCGCCGAGAGCGGTGCGGAGCTCAGCGTGGAAGACGACGGGACCGTCCGCATCTATTCGCCCGATGGCAATGCGATGGCGCTCGCGCGGGAGATGGTGGAGGAGCTGGTCGGCGAGCTGGTCGTGGGCGGGCTCTACCGGGGGCGCGTGAGCGGGATCAAGGACTTTGGCTGCTTCGTCGAAATTCGCGGCAAGGGAGAGGGCCTGGTCCATATATCGGAGCTTGCGGAGACACCCGTCCGCCGGGTCGAGGAGGTCGTCCGGATGGGGGAAGAGGTCTGGATCAAGTGCATCGGCATTGACGATCGCGGGAGGTATAAATTTAGCCGCAAGGCGGCTCTGCGCGACAAGCGTCTGGAGGAGGAGCAGCCGACCGCGCAGTAAGGCTCGGACGATCAGCCGCTCCCTCTTTCGGCGGCAGAAGGCCAAGCGAGCTTGGGAAGGGGAAAGGAGGACCCGATGGCGCTACCGGTAGGAACAGCAGCACCCGACTTTGCGCTCAAGAGCAAGACACCGGAAGGGCTCGTCGAAATCCGGCTGAGTTCCTTTCGTGGCAGAAAGGTCGTCCTTCTCTTCTTTCCTCTAGCGTTCACGAGTGTCTGCACCGAGGAGATGTGCCGCATGACCGAGGCGCTCAACGCCTACGGGCGACTCGATGCGTCCATCCTTGCGGTGAGCGTGGACAGCCCTTTCGCGCAGGAAGCATGGGCGCAGCGGGAAGGAATCCACATTCCCCTTCTTTCGGATCTCAACAAGGAGGTTACCAGGACCTATGGGGTCCTGCTTCCCGGGGTTCTGGGCATCGGTGATGTGGCCGCCCGGGCGGCCTTCGTGATCGACCGGCAGGGGAAGATCGCCTATGCGGAAGTGACCGCCAATCCGACCGTCCTTCCCCGGTTTTCCGCGATCGAAGAGACCGTGG from Methylacidimicrobium sp. B4 includes these protein-coding regions:
- a CDS encoding redoxin domain-containing protein, which produces MALPVGTAAPDFALKSKTPEGLVEIRLSSFRGRKVVLLFFPLAFTSVCTEEMCRMTEALNAYGRLDASILAVSVDSPFAQEAWAQREGIHIPLLSDLNKEVTRTYGVLLPGVLGIGDVAARAAFVIDRQGKIAYAEVTANPTVLPRFSAIEETVGRLD